Genomic window (Lawsonia intracellularis PHE/MN1-00):
AAGTGATACTTAATTTATTTTAGTGTTACCAACAAAATAAAAAACTGTCTAACTAAGCTAATCAACTTAATATCCAATCATATTAACTCTTTTTATCAATATGTGAATATTAGTCGAGCAAAATAAAAAATTTTTACGTACTATACATATACTACATATTATACATATAATATAGACAGAATGTCTACATTGTATAATATATATAATATGTAGTATATTTGTTATATGTAGTATATGTATAGTACGTACCATATTAATAGTACTTTACATATAGACTATATATAACATATGTTTTATACTAAAAAACATACATCATAAAATAAAAAAGGATATATTTTGTGAAAGAAATCATAGCAATTATTAATCAAAAAGGTGGCGTAGGGAAAAGCACCACAGCATTAGCATTAGGAGCTGGCTTAATTAATAGAGGATATAGCGTACTTTTCATTGACCTAGATGCACAAGGGAATTTAACACATACACTAGGGATTCAATCTACAAACTTAACTTCTGTAGATCTATTAGCAAAACGAATGAGTATAAAAGAAGTCCTACAAGATACAAAAAAAGGTACTGTAATACCAGCAAGTCCAACATTAGCAGGTGCAGATACTGTAATAACTGATGTAGGAAAAGAATATAGACTAAAAGAAGCATTAAGTGATGTATTAAACGACTATGACTATGCTGTAATAGATACGCCTCCTGCATTAGGAGTATTAACAATAAATGCCCTTACAGCATGTTCAAGTATAGTCATTCCTGCACAAGCTGATATTTATAGCTTACAAGGTATTCATCAACTCCATCAGACGATCAGCACAGTAAAACAATATTGTAATTCAGGACTAAAAGTAAAAGGAATTTTACTTACACGTTACAATACTAGATCTATATTAAGTAGAGACCTTACTGAAATTATAGAACAAACTGCACAAAAACTAGATACAAAGCTGTTTACT
Coding sequences:
- a CDS encoding ParA family protein, which produces MKEIIAIINQKGGVGKSTTALALGAGLINRGYSVLFIDLDAQGNLTHTLGIQSTNLTSVDLLAKRMSIKEVLQDTKKGTVIPASPTLAGADTVITDVGKEYRLKEALSDVLNDYDYAVIDTPPALGVLTINALTACSSIVIPAQADIYSLQGIHQLHQTISTVKQYCNSGLKVKGILLTRYNTRSILSRDLTEIIEQTAQKLDTKLFTSTIREAIAIKESQVHQQDIYTYAPKSNVALDYENFVEEFLRRN